A stretch of Alkalispirochaeta americana DNA encodes these proteins:
- the kduI gene encoding 5-dehydro-4-deoxy-D-glucuronate isomerase has protein sequence MMKLDIRQANHPKDVKRYNTTELREHFLVQDLFEEDKISLTYTHADRMVFGGVMPATKQLELQGGKDFGTSDFLERRELGVICTDGKGSISVDGSSYVMQKGDGIYIGMGAKNVGFVSTDAKKPAKFYVVSTPAHHSYPTVHIPQANANPRKLGDPEQVNVRTIYQYVHPAVCESCQLLMGMTMLDNGSVWNTMPCHTHERRMETYLYFDMGADTRVFHFHGETTETRHLVVANEEAVISPSWSIHSGVGTGRYTFIWAMAGENQNFDDMDFIKPSDLR, from the coding sequence ATGATGAAACTTGATATTCGACAAGCAAACCACCCGAAAGATGTGAAGCGGTATAATACAACAGAGTTGCGTGAGCATTTTCTCGTTCAAGATCTTTTTGAAGAAGATAAGATTTCTCTGACCTATACCCACGCGGATCGTATGGTGTTTGGCGGAGTAATGCCTGCCACAAAACAACTTGAGCTACAGGGTGGCAAGGATTTCGGTACCAGCGATTTCCTCGAACGGCGTGAACTTGGAGTAATCTGTACTGATGGCAAGGGTAGCATCAGCGTAGACGGCAGTAGTTATGTCATGCAGAAAGGTGACGGAATCTATATTGGCATGGGGGCAAAGAATGTCGGGTTTGTATCAACCGATGCAAAAAAGCCGGCAAAGTTCTACGTAGTAAGCACTCCGGCACATCACAGCTATCCGACCGTACATATTCCACAGGCAAATGCGAACCCACGAAAACTTGGGGATCCCGAGCAGGTGAACGTCCGGACAATATACCAGTATGTACACCCCGCTGTGTGTGAAAGCTGTCAGCTCCTCATGGGCATGACCATGCTCGACAATGGCAGTGTATGGAATACCATGCCATGCCACACCCATGAGCGTCGAATGGAGACCTACCTGTATTTCGATATGGGCGCCGACACGCGGGTCTTTCATTTTCACGGTGAAACGACTGAAACACGGCACCTAGTAGTGGCTAATGAGGAAGCGGTCATTTCTCCTTCGTGGTCTATTCATTCAGGAGTAGGAACAGGACGCTATACTTTTATCTGGGCTATGGCTGGAGAGAATCAGAACTTTGATGATATGGATTTCATAAAACCGAGTGACCTGCGTTGA
- the kduD gene encoding 2-dehydro-3-deoxy-D-gluconate 5-dehydrogenase KduD, with translation MRNIIDTFRLDGKVAIVTGAGRGLGQGMALALAEAGADIVCIDCSGESDETAATVKKLGRGYEHIQADLRSIEGIPAIIETSKKAFGTMDILVNNAGIIKRNDSVDFTEQEWDDVMNINIKTVFFLCQAVAKEFIAQGAGGKIVNIASMLSFQGGIRAPSYTASKSGIKGITMLMANEWAKFNINVNAIAPGYMATDNTVALRADEQRSKEILDRIPAGRWGSPQDLGGAAVFLSSKAADYINGYTIAVDGGWLAR, from the coding sequence ATGCGTAATATAATAGACACATTCCGTCTTGACGGAAAGGTAGCAATCGTAACCGGAGCAGGCCGCGGACTTGGCCAGGGTATGGCCCTTGCACTGGCAGAAGCTGGAGCTGATATTGTTTGTATTGATTGTAGCGGTGAATCAGATGAAACAGCTGCAACGGTGAAGAAACTCGGGCGCGGTTATGAACACATCCAAGCAGACCTACGCTCTATCGAGGGAATCCCTGCAATCATCGAGACTTCAAAGAAAGCCTTCGGTACCATGGATATTCTGGTGAACAATGCCGGAATTATCAAGCGGAATGACAGTGTCGATTTCACCGAGCAGGAATGGGATGATGTCATGAACATTAACATCAAGACCGTTTTCTTCCTCTGTCAGGCAGTGGCGAAAGAGTTTATCGCCCAAGGCGCTGGCGGTAAAATTGTGAACATTGCTTCGATGCTCTCTTTCCAAGGTGGAATTCGTGCCCCTTCTTATACCGCCAGCAAAAGCGGGATTAAGGGAATTACCATGCTCATGGCTAATGAGTGGGCAAAGTTTAATATCAATGTAAATGCAATCGCTCCCGGCTACATGGCAACGGACAACACCGTCGCACTCCGGGCTGATGAGCAGCGCAGCAAGGAGATACTTGACCGCATACCCGCCGGCCGGTGGGGCTCTCCGCAGGATCTTGGGGGGGCAGCCGTTTTCCTTTCGTCGAAAGCAGCCGACTATATTAACGGCTACACCATTGCAGTTGATGGTGGCTGGCTAGCGCGCTAA